From the Lolium rigidum isolate FL_2022 chromosome 2, APGP_CSIRO_Lrig_0.1, whole genome shotgun sequence genome, one window contains:
- the LOC124692477 gene encoding cationic amino acid transporter 9, chloroplastic-like produces the protein MTQERTSLLPVWARTTARRPRTRHHHPLHVNAADAMEGEEDAHHRPSSSSSRPFLSGLCAAALRRKPLASRTAAAASSDGLVRQLGVLELVLIGIGASIGAGIFVITGTVARDAGPGVTISFALAGAACVLNALCYAELASRFPAVVGGAYLYTYAAFNELTAFLVFTQLMIDYHIGAASIARSLASYFIQFLELIPAVKGNVPSWIGHGEEFFGGVVSVNLLAPILLVILTVILCRGVKESSTVNTFMTTLKIVIVIVVVFAGVFEVDVSNWSPFMPNGFKAVVTGSTVVFFAYVGFDAVANSAEEAKRPQRDLPIGILGSLLVCVILYIAVCLVITGMVPYTLLGEDAPLAEAFAAKGLKFVTVLISIGAVAGLTTTLLVGLYVQSRLYLGLGRDGLLPSIFAKVHPTLHTPLHSQIWVGCVAAVLAGLFNVQALSHILSVGTLTGYSVVSACVITLRWSDKATNSRSLGSISIWQEGVLCLVTVALCGFVAGISYRFSYAIAFIIVAFLIAIVASFALQFRQVYVPVDAPRFSCPGVPLVPVLSVFFNMFLFAQLHVEAWYRFVILSLIAVGVYAGYGQYYSAPSTSDRSSVAYHGVPSEAP, from the exons ATGACGCAAGAGCGCACGTCACTCCTCCCGGTGTGGGCGCGGACGACCGCGCGACGGCCAAGAACCAGACACCACCACCCGCTCCACGTCAACGCCGCAGACGCCATGGAAGGGGAAGAAGACGCGCACCacaggccctcctcctcctcctcccgcccctTCCTCTCCGGCCtctgcgccgccgcgctccgccgcAAGCCCCTCGCCTcgcggaccgccgccgccgcgtccagcGACGGCCTCGTGCGCCAGCTCGGCGTCCTCGAGCTCGTGCTCATCGGGATCGGCGCCTCCATCGGCGCCGGGATCTTCGTCATCACCGGAACCGTCGCCCGCGACGCCGGACCTG GTGTGACTATCAGTTTTGCCCTAGCTGGAGCTGCGTGCGTGCTCAATGCCCTGTGCTATGCTGAATTGGCGTCTCGTTTTCCGGCTGTGGTCGGGGGAGCATACTTGTACACGTATGCTGCGTTTAATGAGCTCACGGCCTTCCTGGTTTTCACCCAATTGATGATTGATTACCATATTGGGGCAGCAAGCATTGCCCGTAGCTTAGCAAGCTATTTCATCCAGTTCTTGGAGCTGATTCCGGCTGTGAAGGGCAATGTTCCCAGTTGGATTGGGCACGGAGAAGAATTTTTTGGTGGTGTTGTTTCAGTTAACTTGTTGGCTCCAATTCTTCTTGTCATCTTGACTGTGATCCTCTGCCGTGGTGTCAAAGAATCGTCAACAGTGAACACTTTTATGACTACATTAAAG ATAGTCATCGTCATAGTCGTTGTATTTGCTGGTGTGTTTGAGGTGGATGTATCAAACTGGTCACCATTTATGCCTAATGGTTTCAAAGCCGTTGTAACCGGATCCACAGTAGTCTTCTTTGCCTATGTTGGATTTGATGCAGTTGCTAATTCAGCTGAGGAAGCTAAAAGACCACAG AGGGACTTGCCTATTGGCATCCTAGGGAGCCTTCTGGTATGTGTCATACTATACATTGCTGTGTGCTTGGTGATTACTGGAATGGTGCCATATACATTACTTGGTGAAGATGCTCCCTTGGCTGAGGCTTTTGCTGCTAAGGGGTTGAAATTTGTTACCGTGTTGATCAGTATTGGAGCTGTTGCTGGTCTTACTACAACACTTCTTGTTGGTCTGTATGTTCAG TCACGTTTGTATCTTGGGCTTGGAAGGGATGGCCTGCTACCTTCAATATTTGCTAAAGTTCACCCGACGCTGCATACTCCTCTGCACTCTCAGATCTGggttggttgtgttgcagcagtctTAGCTGGCCTCTTTAATGTGCAAGCACTCTCTCATATTCTCTCAGTTGGCACACTG ACAGGCTACTCAGTTGTATCAGCTTGTGTGATCACGCTTCGATGGAGCGACAAAGCAACTAATTCTCGCTCCCTTGGAAGTATCTCAATCTGGCAGGAGGGTGTTTTGTGCCTTGTCACGGTGGCTCTCTGCGGTTTCGTAGCAGGAATATCCTACCGATTTAGCTACGCTATTGCCTTCATCATAGTAGCTTTTCTGATAGCTATTGTTGCCAGCTTTGCTCTCCAGTTTCGACAG GTCTATGTTCCTGTGGATGCTCCTCGCTTTTCTTGTCCTGGAGTTCCGCTGGTCCCGGTGCTCTCTGTTTTCTTCAATATGTTTTTGTTTGCTCAG CTTCATGTAGAAGCTTGGTACAGATTCGTCATACTTAGTCTCATCGCGGTGGGGGTCTATGCCGGATATGGTCAGTACTACAGTGCTCCTTCCACGTCAGACCGCTCCTCTGTAGCTTACCATGGAGTTCCCTCTGAAGCTCCATGA